In Flammeovirga kamogawensis, the sequence CTCTTTTTAAAGAGACATGTTTTATTTTTAATTATGGAAAAAACAGATTTTGATATTTCATTAAAAGCTTGGGCTGATATTTTTAAAGCTAAAGTAGTAAACAATAGAGTAGATTTTAATAATGCTATTGGCATTGGTAGTATTGATGGATATAAATGTTCTGATCAATTAGAAGTTTTTAGATTTCAATTTAAACTACATGAAGTATTAGAAATAGAACGTAAAAAGAAGGATGAAGAATATGAGTTTATTCCTGTTTTTTTTGGTGACCCTGCAGATGAAAGTGTTTTAATAAATAGTGATGATGATGAAGAAGGGAAGAAATATACGTATAATTCTAAAGGAGCTTTTTGTTCAAATACCTTAGGGTTGGCAAACTGGAAGTACCCAAAAAATAAGGATCTTAAAGTAATATCAATTCGAATAAAGTTAGATTATTTTAAATACTTTGTAAGCCAATCAGAAAATTTACAAAAGGTATTTAACCCTAATCAAACATTTTTAATTTTTGAAGAATTTGACCCTCGAATGAGAGAGTTATTTACTCAAATATTTGAATTAAAACGAGATGAAATTTTTGAAAATGAACATATTGAAGTATATGCTCAGAATATGGTGCTTACCTATTTTAAAAATATCTCAAAAAGAAAAGAACTTTTAGAGAACAACAAATATCCATTTAATGTTGAACCTGTTTTTAAGGCAAGATCAATTTTAAAATCAACATTAAATAAACCTGTTAGTATAGATTATCTTACTGTGGAATGTGGTTTATCCGAAAGTAGGCTCCGCTTTTTATTTAAGAAAATTTTTGGAGCAACAATTCATCAATACCATCAGGATGTTAGATTAGATAAATCGAGAATGTTATTAAGAGAAGGTAAGAAAACAATGTCTATGATTGCTCTAGATTTAGGTTTTTCGAGTTCCAGTCATTTTACTTTAGCATTTAAGAAAAAATATAGTATTACACCAAAAGATTTTAAGAAAGAACAAATGCTTTATTAAGCTGTAATTAGAAGGAGTAATTAGTAATAATTACTCTTTTTTTATTAGAGTTTATCACGGTTATATTTTCAATGCTCTATATATAAATCAGTAATAAACCGTACTAAAATCTATTTTTAATTAGACATTTCAGCATAAAAAAAAGATGTCCTAAATATTTAGGACATCTTTATCATCATCATACACTTTAACAAAACAATTATGTTAGTTTTAGGGCTATTTTTTTTACTATCTGAAATTGTAATAGATCTCTTTATCACAACTTACAACTATATAAACGTCTAATTATTAGTGAGTTTTGTATACATTAATGTAAATTTTTATCAAAAACTGATTTTCATCATCATATTTTTTTAGCTCTAAAAACAAAAAACATATTATGTAATTTTCTAACTAATTTATGATAATCTAAACACCTTAGATATGGTTTAATTATTTATAAGTGATTAATAGAATGGATTATCATAATTAAAAAAGGAATCTGAAAGTATGGTTGACACTAATGATAAATGTTACGCGTGGGCAATGGAAACCACTGGTTACGAACCTGTATATTTTGAAGAGTTTACTTCTATAGAAACTCAAGAAATTGAAACGGCTTCGGTAGTAGAAAATATCCTTTTAGGAGGAATTGGTGGTGCTTTATTGGGGTTAGTACTTCAGGCTCCAATAACGGGTGCAATAGCAGGTATGGTGCTAGGAGGTTTTAATGTTTTAGAAAAGAAGGAAGTTGATATTGACGTTCTATTAGAGCAAAAAGACGGCGAGTATTCTAAAGAAGAAAAATTTCAATATAAAAAATTTCATCATGCTTACAATGCATGTAAAAGTTGTAACTAAACTAAATAATCAATATAAAAATAGCTTTACGATTTTCAAGAATGAAAAAATATATATTCTTAATTATTTCATGTTTTATGGCTCAGTTTGCACAAGCATCTGGCGACCCTAAAATAGAAATTGAAGGTGATTCTACAATGATTGCATATCAAGATAATCAAATTGTAGCATTAGACTCAATCCATTTTCATTATTTAAATGATGTTATGTTTAGTACATCATTAACAGATCCTAAAAATGCCAAGAAAATTCAAGACCTTACAGAGGAGGATACTGATGAAGTTGATATTCTTTATTCTGTATCTTCTGTAGTTTCTTATTTGGTTTTAAAACCTATTTTAGATTAAAGTATTTTAAAATTTAGAGTAATATGATTTAGACATTGCATAGTAATAATATAAATTAAGTTCTTAATAAAACCTCTTCGGTACTACTGAAGAGGTTTTTCTTTTTTTTAACAGGTTGTTTATTTAAGCATTTGATATTCAATCTATTAAAAGGTGTCAATTCATGTATTGGTACGTGTTTATATACTATGTTTACCAATTAATTTTATAATGGTACGCAAAACACTTAATCATTTTATAACATTGTACAACAGAAAGCGCTTTTTAAACCTATTCAACTTTTTTATATTATTTACATTTAACTGAAATGAAGAAAAAATTACTACAATTAACTACATGGATTTCGCTATTACTTATAATCACCAGCTATAACGTAGAAGCACAAGAATCAGGAAGAGGAGACGTATTATTACAAGGTTTCCGATGGGAAGCTGCAGATGCAGCAAAGAAAGATTGGTGGACAAAATTGAATGGTCAGGTTGGAGATATTAAAAATGCAGGCTTTGATGCAATTTGGTTACCACCTCCATCAGATGCTGGAGATAGAGCGGGTTATTTACCAAGAAAATGGTATGACTTAAATACTAATTATGGAACAGAAGCAGAATTAAGAGCTTTAATTTCAAACTTAGATAATAATAATGTTCAGGCAATTGCCGACATAGTTATTAACCACAGAGTTGGTACAGTTGGTTGGGCAGGTTTTACAGAGCCTTCTTTAGGAGGATGTAATTCAATTTGTTCTGATGATGAAGTAAATTGGTCAGAAAATAGTAATGAACATGGTGCTGCCTGTGGTGATGCTGATACAGGTACACAATATGAAGCTGCAAGAGATTTAAATCATAACTCAGAAACTGTAAGAACTGAGATTATTAAATGGATGCAGTGGTTAAAAAATGATGTTGGTTTTGATGGATGGAGATACGACTTTGTACACGGTTTTAATGCGTATTACTTTAGTGTTTACAATAATGCAACCGATCCGTACTTATCAATTGGTGAGCAATGGAAACCGTACAACGAAATTGTTTCTTGGTTAGACGGTACTCAAAATACATCTTCAGCTTTTGATTTTCCTTTAAAATATACTTTGCATGATGCTGTAAAAGGTAATTACAATTATCTAAATGGTGTTCCTTCAATTACAGGATCTAGAGGAAATCAATCTATTACTTTCTTAGAAAACCATGATACAGAGCCTGTAAGATCAGAATATGGTGATAATTCATTCCCTAATTATATTTCTGATAACGGTCAGTTATTACAAGGTTACGCTTATATTTTAACACATCCAGGTATTCCTGTTGTATTTTACTCGCACTTTTTTGATTACGGAATTAAGGATGCAATTTCTGACTTAATTGCAGTACGAAAAGACAACGGTATAACGAATACATCTTATATTGATGTACAAGGGCAAGACGATAATAGCTATTACGCTGCAATTATTGATGGAAAAGTAGCCATGAAAATTGGTGGAGGAAACTGGTCTCCTTCAGGAGGTGATTGGAACCTTAGAGCATACGGAAATGGTTATGCAGTTTGGGACAAAGGTGTTGTGGTTACATTACCAGAATTAACTATTGAAACACCAAGCGGTAACCATGCAGATGGTTGTGCAACTTTAAACATGTCTGCTACTGCAGGTACAATTTATTATACATTAGATGGAACAACACCAACTACATCTAGTGCAGTTTATACAAGTAGTGTAGAAGTTTGTGGCTCGTTAGGAGAATCTAAAACAGTTAAAGCAATTGCAATAAACGAAAATGGAGCATCAGCAGTACAGTCTGTTACATTTACATATGAAGAAGCTCCATCAATGACAGTTTATTTTAAACCAACTTGTGGAAATCCAAATATATATTTCTGGGGTGTTGTTGGTTCTGCAACTACAACGTGGCCAGGAGAGTCTATGCAACCCTCTTCTAAATACGAAGGATATTACGAATATACGTTAGAAGGAAGCTGTACTAATCTTATTTTGTTGTGTGGTAATGGTAAAATTACAGGTGATGAAATGAATATTTGTGGAGATGTTTGGTATGATAACGGTTGGGTTTCTGAACCAATTGTGGAAGATGATACTCAAGCCCCAACTCTGGGTATTACTCCAAATGGAGGAGAACATCAAGGGAGTGTATCGGTTACCTTAACAGCAACTGATAACACCGATGACCAACCAATTATTTACTACTCTACGGATGGTTCTACACCATCAATTCAAGTATCATCATCTGTTTCTTTTACTTTATCTAGTGATGCAACGGTAAGAGCATATTCAGTAGATGCTTCTGGAAACCAGTCGGCAGAAATTACGAAAAACTTTACTGTTGTACCTGTAGAAGGTGGTTTTACAGTAAGAGTTCAAGGTTTAAACTTAATTCATCATTGGGGAGCTTCTCCAGTCGGTAGCTTTGAGAGTTCAGCTTGGCCGGGTGTTCAAATGAGTCAAGAAAATGGATGGTATGTATTCCAATTTCCATCAACAGTAGTATCTTCCAATCTACTTTTCCATGATAACAATGGGAATAAAACAGTAGATTTATCAAGAGATAAAGACGGATGGTATAAAGATGGTGTGTGGCACGATCAAGAGCCTGTGGCAGCATCAGGATTAACAATTCACTACAAATCTTCATGGGGCAATAGCACAAAAATGCATTATTGGGGAGCTTCAGACGGGTCTGCAAGTGCATGGCCTGGAGTAGCAATGAGTAGCGAAGGTAACGGTTGGTATACGTATACTCTTGAAGGAGTAACATCAACAAATTTACTTTTCCATAATGGAAGTGGAGCGCAAACAGGAGATTTATCAAGAGCATCGGAAGGATGGTACAAAGATGGAGTATGGTACAACCAAAACCCTGAAGGTTCATCTGCAAGAACAAGTGCAAATGATTTAGGATTAAACTCTCTTGAAGCAGAATTATCAGTATTCCCAACACTGATTACAAATAGTTTCAGCATAAAATTCTCATTAGAAAATGAAGGTTCTGTAGATGTAAGATTGTTTTCAGTAAATGGAGGTGAAGTTATGCTTCCAATTCAGAAAGTATTATCGGCAGGAAACCACAAGCTAGATATTGCTCCTATGGATTTAAAATCAGGAGTTTATGTGGTGAAAATGCAAGTAGCAGGAGAGAATTACATTAGGAAAGTTATAAAGCAGTAAATATGATTAGAAATTGATTATTTGATTGGGAACGGCTTCAATAGTTATATTGGAGTCGTTTTTTTATTTAAGCTCGCGAATTTAAATTTGTTAACGTAAACCTATTGTCACCACCTTAAAGTTAATTGTTTAGTAAGTGTATAAAACTATAACAAAACCTAAATAATTATTATGAAGAATTTATTCATAACTCTCTCAATTTTAGTATGTATATCATGTAACAATGATAAAGATGAAGTTATTGTACCAGAAGTAACTCCAACAACTAACACTATACCTCAAACAGATGACAAAAAAGAGGAAGACAAGAAAAAAGAGGAGGAACCAATTGCAGAAACTTCAAAATTCAACAACAAAGAGTACCGTATTTCTAGTTATAAAACTAACAAGTCAAATATGATTCTAACTTTCGAATACGATAAGAATAATCATGTTGTTGGAGGGGAATTTAAAGGAGAGAAGTATAATGTAGTTTATACAAATGGTCAAATCTCGAAGATTGATGTTGTAAATGGACCTACTTTTAATATTTCTTATAACGGAAATACAATCACTCAAAAAATCACAAATACTAATTTTAGCAATGATGAAGTGACCTACACTTTAAATGCTGATGGTAAAGTGATTAAAATCAAAAACTCATCAGGATTTATTGATTTTGAATTTGAATACGATGCAAATGGAAATGTGAAGAAATCTTTAGAAGTTGATACAGGGAAAGATTGGGAACATAATTTTTCAGAAAAAATTGATAGCCCATATGCTCCTGTAAAAGAAGTAGTGAGGTATTTTCAGTTAATGTTAGGGAAAGATCTTCATCAATCTATTGAGACAGAATCTACAAATAGAATAGCCAAATGGTATGGTTGGGATTATATTTATTCTGAATCAGATTTGTCATTTACTCAAGAACTAAAAGGACAGAGCTTACTTACTACAATAACATTTAAAAAACTGTAGTTATTATAGCAAGTCAACCTATTTTTAGAAAGAAAAATCCCTGTTATAACATAATGTTGTAACAGGGTTTTTTTATGTGTTTCTTGTCAACGGATCCTCGAATATTCGTTTTTTAATCAAGTAGCCATACACTTATCTATACTTCTTCAGCATTGATAATAATGCTTAGCTCTTTGGAGATATCTATATTTTTACTTTTTATTGTATTGCATTTTAAATTTTCATTGTAAATTATCTTAGCTTTTTTCCCATTTATAGTTGCAGATTTAGCCTTTTTTGTTCCCATAAACTCAATTTGATACGAACGCTTTTTAGGTTGATTTGCAAAGTTACCTTCTTCTGGAGTTATCGTTATCTTATGCGAATTATCTGTTCTTTTATAGGTTAAGTTGGTAATAGTATACGCTCCTTTTTTGTAATTGATACTTGTCCCATCATCTTCATATAATTTGAAACTAGCTTCTTGGTTTTGTAATCCAGGATAACATTTTACACGGAGATTTTGAATGGTAGAAGTAGTCATTCTAGGTGTATAATCTTGCATTGGGATTGGTAATCCTCCTTTAATAAATAATGGAAAGGCGTTAATGTCTGCAGAAGAAGTGATTACTTGATTGCCCTCAAATTTTTCTTGATTAAAGAAATGATACCATACACCTTCTGGCAGCCATACATTTTGAGAAGCTATTTTGTTTTCGCCTTTACCTGCAGAGGTAATTGGGGCAGAAATAAATGCATCACCCCATAAATATTGATTCTCATGTAGGTAAGCCTCTTCTGTTTCTGGATATTCTAAATA encodes:
- a CDS encoding helix-turn-helix domain-containing protein; its protein translation is MEKTDFDISLKAWADIFKAKVVNNRVDFNNAIGIGSIDGYKCSDQLEVFRFQFKLHEVLEIERKKKDEEYEFIPVFFGDPADESVLINSDDDEEGKKYTYNSKGAFCSNTLGLANWKYPKNKDLKVISIRIKLDYFKYFVSQSENLQKVFNPNQTFLIFEEFDPRMRELFTQIFELKRDEIFENEHIEVYAQNMVLTYFKNISKRKELLENNKYPFNVEPVFKARSILKSTLNKPVSIDYLTVECGLSESRLRFLFKKIFGATIHQYHQDVRLDKSRMLLREGKKTMSMIALDLGFSSSSHFTLAFKKKYSITPKDFKKEQMLY
- a CDS encoding ribonuclease H family protein; translation: MKKYIFLIISCFMAQFAQASGDPKIEIEGDSTMIAYQDNQIVALDSIHFHYLNDVMFSTSLTDPKNAKKIQDLTEEDTDEVDILYSVSSVVSYLVLKPILD
- a CDS encoding starch-binding protein, which gives rise to MKKKLLQLTTWISLLLIITSYNVEAQESGRGDVLLQGFRWEAADAAKKDWWTKLNGQVGDIKNAGFDAIWLPPPSDAGDRAGYLPRKWYDLNTNYGTEAELRALISNLDNNNVQAIADIVINHRVGTVGWAGFTEPSLGGCNSICSDDEVNWSENSNEHGAACGDADTGTQYEAARDLNHNSETVRTEIIKWMQWLKNDVGFDGWRYDFVHGFNAYYFSVYNNATDPYLSIGEQWKPYNEIVSWLDGTQNTSSAFDFPLKYTLHDAVKGNYNYLNGVPSITGSRGNQSITFLENHDTEPVRSEYGDNSFPNYISDNGQLLQGYAYILTHPGIPVVFYSHFFDYGIKDAISDLIAVRKDNGITNTSYIDVQGQDDNSYYAAIIDGKVAMKIGGGNWSPSGGDWNLRAYGNGYAVWDKGVVVTLPELTIETPSGNHADGCATLNMSATAGTIYYTLDGTTPTTSSAVYTSSVEVCGSLGESKTVKAIAINENGASAVQSVTFTYEEAPSMTVYFKPTCGNPNIYFWGVVGSATTTWPGESMQPSSKYEGYYEYTLEGSCTNLILLCGNGKITGDEMNICGDVWYDNGWVSEPIVEDDTQAPTLGITPNGGEHQGSVSVTLTATDNTDDQPIIYYSTDGSTPSIQVSSSVSFTLSSDATVRAYSVDASGNQSAEITKNFTVVPVEGGFTVRVQGLNLIHHWGASPVGSFESSAWPGVQMSQENGWYVFQFPSTVVSSNLLFHDNNGNKTVDLSRDKDGWYKDGVWHDQEPVAASGLTIHYKSSWGNSTKMHYWGASDGSASAWPGVAMSSEGNGWYTYTLEGVTSTNLLFHNGSGAQTGDLSRASEGWYKDGVWYNQNPEGSSARTSANDLGLNSLEAELSVFPTLITNSFSIKFSLENEGSVDVRLFSVNGGEVMLPIQKVLSAGNHKLDIAPMDLKSGVYVVKMQVAGENYIRKVIKQ